A window of Mycolicibacterium fluoranthenivorans contains these coding sequences:
- a CDS encoding DUF1254 domain-containing protein, translating into MSRQVSPDNFARAESDIYFSGIAKSGGFGGLLHFRELTPMDHQVVIRQNRDTLYSAGIFDLDAGDVTLTLPDSAGRFMSVQIINEDHYTVEVAYAPATVILSRDIVGTRYVLAAVRTLIDPNDPADLTAVHALQDAIEVTQPEPGSFEIPDWDPVSQKTVRDALLTLSTTLTDSARTFGAADEVDPVRHLIGSAFAWGGNPERDALYLTVVPPANDGETVHRLVVKDVPVDGFWSITVYNKDGYFEPNPQNAYSVNNITAVPDADGATTVQFGGAGAANLLPITEGWNYIVRLYRPRAEILDGSWTFPAAQPV; encoded by the coding sequence ATGAGCCGACAGGTCAGCCCGGACAATTTCGCGCGTGCCGAATCGGATATCTACTTCTCCGGTATCGCCAAGAGCGGCGGGTTCGGCGGGCTCCTGCATTTCCGCGAGCTGACGCCGATGGACCACCAGGTGGTCATCCGGCAGAATCGCGACACCCTGTACTCGGCGGGCATCTTCGACCTGGACGCGGGAGACGTCACGCTCACCCTGCCCGACAGCGCCGGTCGGTTCATGTCGGTGCAGATCATCAACGAGGACCATTACACCGTCGAAGTGGCCTACGCGCCGGCCACGGTGATCTTGTCCCGCGACATCGTCGGCACCCGATATGTGCTGGCTGCCGTCCGCACCCTGATCGACCCGAACGATCCGGCCGACCTCACCGCCGTGCACGCCCTGCAGGACGCCATCGAGGTGACCCAGCCGGAGCCGGGCAGCTTCGAGATCCCGGATTGGGATCCCGTCAGCCAGAAGACGGTGCGTGATGCGCTGCTCACGCTGTCGACGACATTGACCGACTCGGCCCGCACCTTCGGCGCCGCGGACGAGGTCGATCCGGTGCGTCACCTGATCGGTTCGGCATTCGCCTGGGGCGGCAACCCGGAGCGCGACGCGCTGTACCTCACCGTGGTGCCGCCGGCCAACGACGGCGAGACGGTGCACCGGCTGGTGGTGAAAGACGTTCCGGTGGATGGTTTCTGGTCCATCACGGTGTACAACAAGGACGGCTATTTCGAGCCGAACCCGCAGAACGCGTATTCGGTGAACAACATCACGGCCGTGCCGGATGCAGACGGCGCGACGACCGTCCAGTTCGGCGGTGCGGGCGCGGCCAATCTGCTGCCGATCACCGAGGGCTGGAACTACATCGTGCGCCTGTACCGTCCGCGGGCCGAGATCCTGGACGGGTCCTGGACGTTCCCGGCCGCGCAGCCGGTCTGA
- a CDS encoding MgtC/SapB family protein, with the protein MDTLDIALRIAAGAGLGAAIGLERQWRSKMAGLRTNALVSLGSALFVLMGAYAFGAGDPTRVAAQVASGIGFLGAGVIIKQGASISGLNTAATLWASAAVGTLVGAGMYGAAGIGTAAVIAANVLLRPVSRALDRHRALGTEPGPTEYRFEVRCLVEAEGEVRALVVGAITQPHFTIQSISAVDVDSETGGGEVRITAIVVAEERDDHAIESALANVITARPVTAVRWSAEDLSGVD; encoded by the coding sequence ATCGACACCCTCGATATCGCGCTGCGGATCGCCGCAGGGGCCGGCCTCGGCGCGGCCATCGGCCTGGAACGGCAGTGGCGTTCGAAGATGGCGGGCCTGCGGACCAATGCGCTCGTCAGCCTGGGTTCGGCGCTGTTCGTCCTGATGGGCGCCTACGCGTTCGGAGCCGGTGATCCGACCCGAGTGGCCGCGCAGGTGGCCTCCGGAATCGGGTTCCTCGGCGCCGGCGTGATCATCAAACAGGGTGCGAGCATTTCCGGGCTGAACACCGCCGCGACCTTGTGGGCATCGGCGGCGGTGGGCACGCTGGTCGGCGCAGGGATGTACGGCGCGGCCGGAATCGGGACCGCAGCGGTCATCGCCGCCAACGTCCTGTTGCGTCCGGTCAGCCGGGCCCTGGACCGACACCGCGCACTGGGCACCGAACCCGGCCCCACCGAGTACCGCTTCGAGGTGCGCTGTCTGGTCGAGGCCGAAGGAGAGGTACGCGCCCTGGTGGTCGGGGCGATCACCCAACCGCACTTCACCATTCAGTCCATCTCCGCGGTCGACGTCGACTCCGAGACGGGCGGTGGCGAGGTGCGGATCACCGCCATCGTGGTCGCCGAGGAACGCGATGACCATGCCATCGAGAGCGCGCTGGCCAATGTCATCACCGCACGGCCCGTCACCGCCGTGCGCTGGTCGGCCGAGGATCTCAGCGGCGTCGACTGA
- a CDS encoding quinone oxidoreductase family protein codes for MHAIEVAQTGGPEVLTYVEKPEPIAGPGQVVIKAEAIGVNFIDTYFRSGLYKRDVPFVMGTEVCGTVAAIGDDVAALAVGDRVVTADADGAYAEFCVAQSDRVAYVPDGVAPEAVASALLKGMTAHYLIKSVYPVQPNDTILVHAGAGGVGLILTQWATSIGTRVITTASTPEKAALSRQAGAVEVLDYPDDPTEFGTAIRDLTNGAGVAAVYDGVGATTFDASLASLAVRGTLALFGAASGPVPPVDPQRLNAAGSVFLTRPKLGDFTRTPDEFSWRAGELLSAIADGSIAVTVSERYPLAEAARAHLDLQGRKTVGSIVLVP; via the coding sequence ATGCATGCCATCGAAGTCGCCCAGACCGGAGGGCCCGAGGTCCTCACCTATGTCGAGAAGCCCGAGCCGATCGCGGGGCCGGGTCAGGTCGTGATCAAGGCCGAGGCCATCGGTGTCAACTTCATCGACACCTACTTCCGGTCCGGGCTCTACAAGCGGGATGTCCCGTTCGTGATGGGAACCGAGGTGTGCGGCACGGTGGCGGCCATCGGTGACGATGTCGCGGCACTGGCCGTCGGCGACCGCGTGGTGACCGCCGACGCCGACGGCGCCTACGCCGAATTCTGCGTCGCCCAGAGCGACCGGGTGGCCTATGTGCCCGACGGCGTGGCGCCCGAGGCGGTGGCCTCGGCCCTGCTGAAAGGGATGACAGCGCACTACCTGATCAAGTCCGTCTACCCGGTACAGCCCAACGACACCATCCTGGTACACGCCGGCGCGGGCGGGGTGGGCCTGATCCTCACCCAGTGGGCGACCAGTATCGGCACCCGGGTGATCACCACGGCATCCACTCCGGAGAAGGCCGCGCTGTCCAGGCAGGCCGGCGCGGTGGAGGTGCTCGACTACCCCGACGACCCGACCGAGTTCGGCACCGCGATCCGCGATCTCACCAATGGGGCGGGCGTCGCCGCGGTATACGACGGGGTGGGAGCCACCACCTTCGACGCCAGCCTGGCCAGCCTCGCGGTACGCGGTACCCTGGCGCTGTTCGGCGCCGCCAGCGGTCCGGTGCCGCCGGTGGATCCGCAGCGGCTCAACGCGGCCGGATCGGTGTTCCTGACCCGGCCCAAACTGGGCGACTTCACCCGCACACCCGATGAGTTCTCTTGGCGAGCAGGTGAACTGCTCAGCGCCATCGCCGACGGGTCGATCGCCGTGACGGTCAGCGAGCGTTATCCGCTGGCCGAAGCCGCCCGTGCCCATCTCGACCTGCAGGGCCGCAAGACGGTCGGGTCGATCGTGTTGGTGCCCTGA
- a CDS encoding ATP-grasp domain-containing protein, translated as MKLARPDVFHPRLVFASCPALPEGDSDDDGLVAALRNRGLHVQWKSWDDPATLQADLVILRATWDYADRLDEFLTWTRRVRHLLNPPELVAWSTDKHYLLDLHADGVPIVPTRYFGVHDPVAVPAGEVVVKPAVGAGSAGAQRFADVPAARAHAAALQAQGRAVLVQPYDPRVTAGETALVFLNGEPSHAFTKGPLLPPPGGAPVFEETGTFAAETLSPADPDDALWDLGHDAVMSVVRRFGMRRADLLYARVDVLGADDPRLLELELVEPSLGFRQLTAGEKARAERDFALGVESALERLGLGPLSHRGMSHGSP; from the coding sequence GTGAAGCTGGCCCGCCCCGACGTGTTCCATCCGCGCCTCGTGTTCGCGAGCTGCCCGGCCCTGCCGGAAGGCGACAGCGACGACGACGGGCTGGTCGCGGCCCTGCGTAACCGGGGTCTGCACGTGCAGTGGAAATCCTGGGACGACCCGGCCACGCTGCAGGCCGATCTCGTGATCCTGCGCGCCACATGGGATTACGCCGACCGCCTCGACGAATTCCTGACCTGGACCCGGCGGGTGCGGCATCTGCTCAACCCGCCCGAGTTGGTGGCGTGGAGCACCGACAAGCACTATCTGTTGGACCTGCACGCCGACGGTGTGCCGATCGTGCCCACCCGCTACTTCGGTGTGCACGACCCGGTGGCCGTACCCGCCGGTGAGGTGGTGGTGAAACCCGCGGTCGGCGCCGGCTCGGCCGGAGCCCAGCGGTTCGCCGACGTGCCGGCGGCACGGGCGCACGCGGCGGCGCTGCAGGCGCAGGGCCGGGCCGTGCTGGTTCAGCCCTACGACCCGCGGGTCACCGCGGGGGAGACGGCGCTGGTGTTTCTGAACGGTGAACCGTCGCACGCGTTCACCAAGGGCCCGCTGCTGCCGCCGCCCGGCGGTGCGCCGGTGTTCGAGGAGACCGGCACCTTCGCGGCGGAGACGCTGTCCCCGGCCGACCCCGACGATGCCTTGTGGGACCTCGGGCACGACGCCGTGATGTCGGTGGTACGCCGATTCGGGATGCGGCGCGCGGATCTGCTCTACGCCCGCGTCGACGTGCTCGGCGCCGACGATCCGCGGCTGCTGGAACTGGAACTGGTGGAGCCGTCGCTGGGGTTCCGGCAGTTGACCGCCGGGGAGAAGGCGCGGGCCGAACGGGATTTCGCGCTGGGGGTCGAATCAGCCCTGGAGCGGCTGGGTCTCGGGCCCCTGTCGCATCGTGGTATGTCGCATGGAAGCCCATAG
- a CDS encoding COX15/CtaA family protein, which yields MALRRWFLRVVDLLPLPDLRAQRLIAFLVILTQGGISVTGAIVRVTASGLGCPTWPQCFPGSFVPVPHAEVAVVHQAVEFTNRMFTFGVVATAVLAVLAVTRARRRREVLVYAWLMPASTVAQAVMGGITVLTGLLWWTVAIHLLASMVMVWLAVLLYVKIGEPDTGVVTEQVVQPLRQLTFLSAVVLSLVLVTGTLVTGAGPHAGDKSLDRVVPRLEVEITTLVHVHSSLLVTYLALLIGLGFGLLAVRAPRAVRIRWVVLVVLVAVQGMIGAVQFYTGVPAALVAVHVAFAAACTAATAALWASMRHTTMRQGPETQPLQG from the coding sequence GTGGCACTCCGACGGTGGTTTCTCAGAGTCGTCGACCTGCTGCCCCTACCCGATCTGCGTGCGCAGCGGCTGATCGCCTTCCTGGTGATCCTCACCCAGGGCGGCATCTCGGTCACCGGGGCGATCGTCCGGGTCACCGCGTCGGGGCTGGGCTGTCCCACCTGGCCGCAGTGTTTCCCCGGCAGCTTCGTCCCGGTGCCGCACGCCGAGGTCGCGGTGGTGCACCAGGCGGTCGAGTTCACCAACCGGATGTTCACCTTCGGTGTGGTGGCGACTGCGGTGCTGGCGGTACTGGCCGTCACCCGGGCCCGGCGCCGCCGTGAGGTGTTGGTGTACGCCTGGCTGATGCCGGCCTCGACCGTCGCGCAGGCCGTGATGGGCGGGATCACCGTGCTCACCGGCCTGCTCTGGTGGACCGTGGCGATCCACCTGCTGGCCTCGATGGTCATGGTGTGGCTGGCGGTGCTGCTCTACGTCAAGATCGGCGAGCCCGATACCGGGGTGGTCACCGAGCAGGTCGTGCAGCCGTTGCGGCAGCTGACCTTTCTGTCCGCCGTCGTGCTGTCCCTGGTCCTGGTGACGGGCACGCTGGTGACCGGCGCCGGCCCGCACGCCGGGGACAAGAGCCTGGACCGGGTGGTGCCCCGCCTGGAGGTGGAGATCACCACCCTGGTGCATGTGCATTCGTCGCTGCTGGTGACCTACCTGGCGCTGCTGATCGGGCTGGGGTTCGGCCTGCTGGCGGTGCGAGCGCCGCGAGCGGTACGCATCCGGTGGGTTGTGCTGGTGGTGCTGGTCGCCGTCCAAGGCATGATCGGCGCCGTGCAGTTCTACACGGGCGTGCCCGCGGCGCTGGTCGCCGTGCACGTGGCGTTCGCGGCGGCGTGCACCGCGGCCACCGCGGCGCTATGGGCTTCCATGCGACATACCACGATGCGACAGGGGCCCGAGACCCAGCCGCTCCAGGGCTGA
- a CDS encoding DUF429 domain-containing protein, with the protein MTTVAGVDAYRGGWVGVTLRDGAFAGIAVAGRLADLVRDIGDAAAIGVDIPLGLTAAGTRGTDAAARVLLGRRRSTVFEIAPRPCWEQPDHAAASALSRQLMGKGMSIQSWGLRAKLLDANTVYDDDVAPLWEVHPELSFQQMGLGFEDGTKKSWRGQRARLRVLAANGIELPEDLGAAAQVPADDVLDAAAASWSAARIAAGRAYSVPDPPQVDERGRRIAIWC; encoded by the coding sequence GTGACCACTGTCGCCGGCGTCGACGCCTACCGCGGCGGCTGGGTCGGCGTGACGTTGCGCGACGGCGCTTTCGCCGGCATCGCCGTCGCCGGGCGACTTGCCGACCTGGTCCGCGATATCGGCGATGCCGCGGCGATCGGGGTGGACATTCCGCTGGGGTTGACGGCCGCCGGGACGCGCGGCACCGATGCCGCCGCCCGGGTCCTGCTCGGTCGCCGGCGTTCCACCGTGTTCGAGATCGCCCCCCGGCCGTGCTGGGAGCAGCCGGACCACGCCGCGGCCAGCGCCCTGAGCCGGCAGTTGATGGGCAAGGGCATGAGCATCCAGTCCTGGGGGTTGCGGGCCAAACTGCTCGACGCCAACACGGTGTACGACGACGACGTCGCACCACTGTGGGAGGTGCACCCGGAGCTGTCCTTCCAGCAGATGGGCTTGGGATTCGAGGACGGGACCAAGAAGTCATGGCGTGGGCAGCGGGCGCGGCTGCGGGTGCTGGCCGCCAACGGAATCGAGCTGCCGGAGGATCTCGGGGCGGCGGCGCAGGTGCCGGCCGACGACGTGCTGGACGCCGCGGCGGCATCGTGGAGTGCCGCCCGGATCGCCGCGGGCCGGGCGTACAGCGTGCCCGACCCGCCCCAGGTCGACGAGCGTGGCCGGCGGATCGCGATCTGGTGCTGA
- a CDS encoding ABC transporter permease translates to MTDNRFAAGTFTPDPRPAGVRQMLTAQYGLELKLLLRNGEQLLLTMFIPITLLIGLTLMPLGSFGPDRAGTFAPAIMALAVISTAFTGQAIAVAFDRRYGALKRLGATALPVWGIIAGKSLAVVTVVFLQSILLGAIGVALGWRPAVLGLLLGAVVIALGTASFAALGLLLGGTCKAEIVLAVGNLMWFVFAGLGALTLEGGLVPPAVAWIARLTPSGALTEALTQAMTLSVDWFGVIVLAVWGGVAALCALRWFRFT, encoded by the coding sequence ATGACCGATAACCGGTTCGCCGCGGGCACCTTCACACCGGACCCGCGTCCAGCGGGTGTGCGCCAGATGCTGACCGCGCAGTACGGGCTGGAGCTGAAGTTGCTGTTGCGCAACGGCGAACAGCTCCTGCTGACCATGTTCATCCCCATCACGCTGCTGATCGGGCTGACCCTGATGCCGCTGGGCTCGTTCGGCCCGGACCGGGCGGGGACGTTCGCGCCCGCCATCATGGCGCTGGCCGTCATCTCGACCGCGTTCACCGGCCAGGCCATCGCGGTGGCCTTCGACCGCCGTTACGGCGCATTGAAACGCCTTGGGGCGACGGCCCTTCCGGTGTGGGGCATCATCGCGGGCAAATCGCTGGCGGTCGTGACGGTGGTGTTCCTGCAGTCGATCCTGTTGGGCGCCATCGGTGTGGCACTGGGCTGGCGCCCGGCGGTGCTGGGGCTGCTGCTCGGCGCCGTCGTCATCGCGCTGGGCACCGCGTCCTTCGCCGCGCTGGGCCTGCTGCTGGGCGGGACGTGCAAGGCCGAGATCGTGCTGGCCGTCGGCAACCTGATGTGGTTCGTCTTCGCCGGACTCGGCGCGCTGACCCTGGAGGGCGGGCTGGTACCACCCGCGGTGGCCTGGATCGCCCGCCTCACCCCCTCGGGTGCGCTCACCGAGGCGCTGACCCAGGCGATGACCCTGTCGGTCGACTGGTTCGGCGTGATCGTGCTGGCCGTCTGGGGTGGCGTGGCCGCCCTGTGCGCGCTGCGCTGGTTCCGCTTCACCTGA
- a CDS encoding ABC transporter ATP-binding protein → MTTGLPVPVRLRGVTKRFGSTTAVSGLDLDVQRAEVLALLGPNGAGKTTTVEMCEGFLRPDEGSIEILGLDPAAENSRVRERIGVMLQGGGGYPAARAGEMLNLVASYAANPLDPRWLMDTLGLTEAARTTYRRLSGGQQQRLALACAVVGRPELVFLDEPTAGMDAHARIVVWELIDALRRDGVTVVLTTHHLSEAEELADRLVIIDHGTTVAAGTPAELTRNGAENQLRFSAPPKLDLSLLVAALPETYRSSETAPGEYLVEGHIDPQVLATVTAWCARVDVLTTDMRVEQRSLEDVFLDLTGRELRS, encoded by the coding sequence GTGACCACCGGATTACCCGTGCCCGTGCGCCTGCGCGGGGTGACCAAACGGTTTGGGTCGACGACCGCGGTTTCCGGGCTCGACCTCGACGTCCAGCGCGCAGAGGTGCTGGCACTGCTGGGACCCAACGGCGCGGGAAAGACCACGACCGTGGAAATGTGCGAGGGTTTCCTGCGGCCCGACGAGGGCAGCATCGAGATCCTCGGCCTGGACCCGGCCGCCGAGAACAGCCGGGTGCGCGAACGCATCGGGGTGATGTTGCAGGGCGGCGGCGGCTATCCGGCCGCGCGGGCCGGTGAGATGCTCAACCTGGTCGCCTCCTACGCCGCCAATCCGCTGGACCCGCGGTGGCTGATGGACACCCTCGGACTCACCGAGGCCGCCCGCACCACTTACCGCAGGCTCTCCGGCGGCCAGCAACAGCGCCTCGCGCTGGCCTGCGCCGTGGTCGGCCGCCCCGAGCTGGTCTTCCTCGACGAGCCGACGGCCGGGATGGACGCGCACGCCCGGATCGTGGTGTGGGAGTTGATCGACGCACTGCGCCGCGACGGGGTGACCGTGGTGCTGACCACCCATCATCTGTCCGAGGCCGAGGAGCTGGCCGACAGGTTGGTCATCATCGATCACGGCACCACGGTGGCCGCGGGCACCCCCGCCGAGCTGACCCGCAACGGCGCCGAGAACCAGCTGAGGTTCAGCGCGCCGCCGAAACTGGATCTGTCGCTACTGGTGGCGGCGCTGCCCGAGACGTACCGCAGCTCCGAGACCGCGCCCGGCGAGTATCTGGTGGAGGGCCACATCGATCCGCAGGTGCTGGCCACCGTGACCGCGTGGTGCGCCCGGGTCGACGTACTGACCACCGATATGCGCGTCGAACAACGCAGCCTGGAGGACGTGTTCCTCGATCTGACCGGCCGGGAGCTGAGGTCATGA
- the mptB gene encoding polyprenol phosphomannose-dependent alpha 1,6 mannosyltransferase MptB, with the protein MTALGSFSSAVARWHADERTVGSPLNDAEVASLRRTRVFGATGTVLMAIGALGAGARPVVQDPTFGVRLLNLPSRIQTVSLTMTTTGAVMMTLAWLMLGRFALGPHRMSRSQLDRTLLLWALPLLIAPPMYSRDVYSYLAQSQIARLGLDPYKVGPAPGLGLDHVFTLSVPTIWRETPAPYGPLFLWIGRGISTVTGENIVAAVLCHRVVVLLGVGLIVWATPRLARRCGVTEVGALWLGPCNPLLFMHLVAGIHNEAPMLGLMLAGTEFALRGIDGVRDGSWRLAPRPLAMLVFGTVLIALSSQVKLPSLLAIGFVAMALAWRWGGTVKAFLAAGFSLGALSLLVMAVIGWASGLGFGWLSTLGTANVVRSWMSPPTLIALGTGQVGILLGLGDHTTAVLGLTRGIGVIIIGILVTWLLLAVFRGRLHPVGGLGVALGATVLLFPVVQPWYLLWAIIPLATWATRPGFRGSTIAITLVVGIFGPTANGDRFALFQIVDAVLASTVIVVLLIALTWRRLPWRVMPDDGVLRADAYAESP; encoded by the coding sequence ATGACCGCGCTCGGGTCCTTCAGCTCGGCGGTCGCCCGATGGCATGCCGACGAGAGAACGGTCGGTTCCCCGCTCAACGACGCCGAGGTCGCCTCGCTACGTCGTACCAGGGTATTCGGCGCGACCGGCACCGTACTCATGGCGATCGGCGCCCTCGGTGCCGGTGCCCGCCCCGTCGTACAGGACCCGACGTTCGGGGTGCGTCTGCTCAATCTGCCCTCCCGCATCCAGACCGTCTCCTTGACCATGACCACCACCGGCGCGGTGATGATGACGCTGGCCTGGCTCATGCTCGGACGCTTCGCGCTGGGACCGCACCGGATGTCGCGCAGCCAGCTGGACCGCACCCTGCTGCTGTGGGCCCTGCCGCTACTCATCGCCCCACCGATGTACAGCCGGGATGTCTACTCCTACCTCGCGCAGAGCCAGATCGCCCGCCTCGGGCTGGACCCGTACAAGGTCGGCCCCGCCCCGGGCCTCGGGCTGGACCACGTCTTCACCCTGTCGGTGCCCACCATCTGGCGCGAGACCCCGGCGCCCTACGGTCCGCTGTTCTTGTGGATCGGGCGCGGAATCTCGACCGTGACCGGCGAGAACATCGTCGCCGCGGTGCTGTGCCACCGGGTGGTGGTGCTGCTCGGCGTCGGCTTGATCGTCTGGGCCACCCCCCGGCTGGCACGGCGCTGCGGTGTCACCGAGGTCGGCGCCCTGTGGCTGGGACCGTGCAACCCGCTGCTGTTCATGCACCTGGTCGCCGGTATCCACAACGAAGCACCGATGCTGGGGCTGATGCTCGCCGGCACCGAATTCGCCCTGCGCGGTATCGACGGGGTGCGCGACGGCAGCTGGCGGTTGGCACCGCGACCCCTGGCCATGCTGGTCTTCGGCACCGTCCTCATCGCGTTGTCCTCCCAGGTGAAGCTGCCCTCACTGCTGGCCATCGGCTTCGTCGCGATGGCGCTGGCGTGGCGGTGGGGCGGCACCGTCAAGGCCTTCCTGGCCGCCGGCTTCTCCCTCGGCGCCCTCTCGCTGCTCGTGATGGCCGTGATCGGCTGGGCCAGTGGCCTGGGCTTCGGCTGGTTGTCCACCTTGGGTACCGCCAACGTGGTGCGGTCGTGGATGTCGCCGCCGACGCTGATCGCCCTGGGTACCGGACAGGTCGGCATCCTGCTCGGACTGGGTGACCACACCACCGCGGTGCTGGGACTCACCCGTGGTATCGGTGTGATCATCATCGGAATCCTGGTGACGTGGCTCCTGCTCGCCGTGTTCCGCGGGCGGCTGCATCCCGTGGGCGGGCTCGGTGTGGCGCTCGGCGCCACCGTGCTGCTCTTCCCGGTGGTGCAGCCGTGGTACCTGCTGTGGGCCATCATCCCGCTGGCCACCTGGGCCACCCGGCCGGGATTCCGCGGATCCACCATCGCGATCACGTTGGTGGTGGGCATCTTCGGGCCGACGGCCAACGGGGATCGCTTCGCCCTGTTCCAGATCGTGGACGCCGTCCTGGCCAGCACCGTCATCGTGGTGCTGCTCATCGCGCTGACCTGGCGGCGTCTGCCGTGGCGGGTAATGCCCGACGACGGAGTCCTCAGGGCGGACGCTTACGCTGAATCCCCGTGA
- a CDS encoding transcriptional regulator, whose amino-acid sequence MKLNPEVGGAVAAAPAPTGSASLSEGHTRSAIVQLLLEGPVTAGDIGERLGISAAGVRRHLDALIDAGDAQASAAEAWQHTGRGRPAKRYRITAAGRAKLAHSYDDLAAAAMRQLREIGGDEAVQTFARRRIDGILADVVNAPAAADVAATADRVASALTKAGYRTTTTPVAGPLSGVQICQHHCPVSHVAEEFPELCDAERQAFAEILGTHVQRLATIVNGDCACTTHVPLGPDKPAPVRPAARAESTTTQGVSR is encoded by the coding sequence GTGAAATTAAACCCGGAGGTCGGCGGCGCCGTTGCGGCTGCGCCTGCGCCCACCGGGTCGGCAAGTCTGTCAGAAGGTCACACCCGTTCGGCCATCGTGCAGTTGCTGCTCGAAGGTCCGGTCACCGCGGGCGATATCGGCGAACGGCTGGGTATCTCGGCTGCCGGTGTCCGTCGTCATCTCGACGCCCTGATCGACGCGGGGGACGCGCAGGCCAGTGCCGCAGAGGCCTGGCAGCACACCGGTCGCGGCCGCCCCGCCAAGCGGTACCGCATCACCGCTGCCGGCCGGGCCAAGCTGGCGCACTCCTACGACGACCTGGCCGCGGCCGCCATGCGGCAGCTGCGCGAGATCGGCGGTGACGAGGCGGTGCAGACCTTCGCCCGCCGGCGCATCGACGGCATCCTGGCCGACGTGGTCAACGCCCCGGCCGCCGCCGACGTGGCCGCCACTGCCGACCGGGTGGCCTCCGCGCTCACCAAGGCGGGTTACCGGACCACCACCACACCGGTGGCCGGGCCGCTGTCGGGTGTGCAGATATGCCAGCATCACTGCCCGGTCTCACATGTCGCCGAGGAGTTCCCCGAACTCTGCGATGCCGAGCGGCAGGCGTTCGCCGAGATCCTCGGCACCCATGTTCAGCGGCTGGCCACCATCGTCAACGGTGACTGCGCCTGTACCACCCACGTTCCGTTGGGGCCTGACAAGCCCGCACCAGTTCGGCCCGCAGCCCGCGCCGAATCCACCACCACACAAGGAGTGTCGCGATGA